A genome region from Aphelocoma coerulescens isolate FSJ_1873_10779 chromosome Z unlocalized genomic scaffold, UR_Acoe_1.0 ChrZ, whole genome shotgun sequence includes the following:
- the LOC138103455 gene encoding tetraspanin-36-like isoform X1 codes for MDCGVITSKTVLLLLSLTFWAAAAGLSYVGAYVINTYKSYDNFLQDKYALLPAVIIICVAVVMFIIGLIGCCATFRESRVGLGLFLAIILVIFIAEVSAFVLGFVYREKVKADVQGTMRSVFEKYDGKNPESTVVDYLQEQLHCCGVKNYSDWTTTQWFNSTGNNSVPQSCCQQEAKNCTGHLDQPQELNTRGCAQELEAGLQSVIGYAMLVILGFAIVKFFGMLSVCVLTCKKEESGYQPLYSGVFA; via the exons GCGGCAGCTGCAGGCCTCAGCTATGTTGGGGCGTACGTCATCAACACCTACAAGAGCTACGACAACTTTCTGCAGGACAAGTACGCCCTGCTGCCGGCCGTGATCATCATTTGCGTGGCCGTGGTGATGTTCATCATCGGGCTGATCGGCTGCTGTGCCACCTTCCGCGAGTCTCGGGTCGGCCTGGGGCTG ttcttgGCCATTATCCTGGTTATCTTCATTGCAGAAGTGTCTGCTTTTGTCCTGGGATTTGTTTACAGGGAAAAG GTAAAAGCTGATGTGCAAGGTACGATGCGCTCAGTCTTTGAGAAGTATGATGGGAAAAACCCAGAGTCTACAGTTGTGGATTACTTGCAAGAACAG CTTCACTGCTGCGGGGTAAAGAACTACAGTGACTGGACGACCACCCAGTGGTTTAATTCCACTGGGAACAACAGTgtcccccagagctgctgccagcaagaGGCGAAGAACTGCACAGGGCATCTGGATCAGCCACAGGAACTCAACACACGG GGCTGTGCACAggagctggaggctgggctgcagAGCGTCATTGGCTATGCCATGCTTGTGATCCTGGGGTTTGCCATCGTAAAG TTCTTCGGCATGCTGAGTGTCTGTGTGCTTACTtgcaagaaagaagaaagtggATATCAGCCTCTTTACTCAGGGGTGTTTGCTTAA
- the LOC138103455 gene encoding tetraspanin-36-like isoform X2 has protein sequence MMFLAAAAGLSYVGAYVINTYKSYDNFLQDKYALLPAVIIICVAVVMFIIGLIGCCATFRESRVGLGLFLAIILVIFIAEVSAFVLGFVYREKVKADVQGTMRSVFEKYDGKNPESTVVDYLQEQLHCCGVKNYSDWTTTQWFNSTGNNSVPQSCCQQEAKNCTGHLDQPQELNTRGCAQELEAGLQSVIGYAMLVILGFAIVKFFGMLSVCVLTCKKEESGYQPLYSGVFA, from the exons GCGGCAGCTGCAGGCCTCAGCTATGTTGGGGCGTACGTCATCAACACCTACAAGAGCTACGACAACTTTCTGCAGGACAAGTACGCCCTGCTGCCGGCCGTGATCATCATTTGCGTGGCCGTGGTGATGTTCATCATCGGGCTGATCGGCTGCTGTGCCACCTTCCGCGAGTCTCGGGTCGGCCTGGGGCTG ttcttgGCCATTATCCTGGTTATCTTCATTGCAGAAGTGTCTGCTTTTGTCCTGGGATTTGTTTACAGGGAAAAG GTAAAAGCTGATGTGCAAGGTACGATGCGCTCAGTCTTTGAGAAGTATGATGGGAAAAACCCAGAGTCTACAGTTGTGGATTACTTGCAAGAACAG CTTCACTGCTGCGGGGTAAAGAACTACAGTGACTGGACGACCACCCAGTGGTTTAATTCCACTGGGAACAACAGTgtcccccagagctgctgccagcaagaGGCGAAGAACTGCACAGGGCATCTGGATCAGCCACAGGAACTCAACACACGG GGCTGTGCACAggagctggaggctgggctgcagAGCGTCATTGGCTATGCCATGCTTGTGATCCTGGGGTTTGCCATCGTAAAG TTCTTCGGCATGCTGAGTGTCTGTGTGCTTACTtgcaagaaagaagaaagtggATATCAGCCTCTTTACTCAGGGGTGTTTGCTTAA